Proteins encoded within one genomic window of Sphingosinicella ginsenosidimutans:
- a CDS encoding putative O-glycosylation ligase, exosortase A system-associated, producing the protein MRDLFLLGYLVALLAVALRRPFLFTLAYIYVDTVSPQRLSWFLLNRIPLSLILAALAMGAWLIADRKDGLRFTMRQGLMLLMLAYAGVTTLHADFPVEAAVKWDWAWKAVAFAVFLPFTLRTRLRIEATLLFLTLSAASIIITGGIKTVLSGGGYGVLNLMVDNNSGLYESSIISTVSVALIPIIWWLMSHGTIFPPDWRVKAFGAGLIFACLLIPVGTEARTGLVCIALLAVLMLREVKRRFLYIALLGTLGLCAIPLLPSSFTSRMQTIEGYQGDQSAGTRLAVWGWTLDYVKDHPFGGGFGAYRQNRVQVNLTDAQASGAVESIDSRTVEDAGRAWHSSYFEMLGEQGWPGLAIFLAIHLIGLVRMETIRRRYRRRDDLPWAAPLATALQHFHLIYLLGGAFVQTAFQPFGWLVIGVQMGFDNWLAKREKAGRARQGFAPAPPLPGASAGAA; encoded by the coding sequence ATGCGTGATCTTTTCCTGCTCGGCTATCTGGTCGCGTTGCTTGCGGTCGCCCTGCGGCGGCCGTTCCTGTTCACGCTCGCCTATATCTATGTCGACACGGTTTCGCCGCAGCGCCTCTCCTGGTTCCTGCTCAACCGCATCCCGCTCTCGCTGATCCTTGCGGCGCTGGCGATGGGCGCCTGGCTGATCGCGGACAGGAAGGACGGCCTTCGCTTCACGATGCGGCAGGGGCTGATGCTGCTGATGCTCGCTTATGCCGGGGTGACCACGCTCCATGCCGATTTCCCGGTCGAGGCGGCGGTGAAGTGGGATTGGGCGTGGAAGGCGGTCGCCTTCGCGGTGTTCCTTCCCTTCACCTTGCGAACGCGGCTTCGGATCGAGGCGACCCTCCTCTTCCTCACCCTTTCGGCCGCCTCGATCATCATCACCGGCGGGATCAAGACGGTGCTGTCGGGCGGCGGCTATGGCGTGCTCAATCTCATGGTCGACAACAATAGCGGCCTTTACGAAAGCTCGATCATCTCGACCGTCTCGGTCGCGCTCATCCCGATCATCTGGTGGCTGATGAGCCACGGCACGATCTTCCCGCCGGATTGGCGGGTGAAGGCGTTCGGCGCCGGCCTCATCTTCGCCTGCCTGCTGATCCCCGTCGGAACGGAGGCGCGCACGGGCCTCGTCTGCATTGCCTTGCTCGCGGTGCTGATGCTCCGGGAGGTCAAGCGACGGTTCCTCTATATCGCCCTCCTCGGCACGCTCGGCCTTTGCGCCATCCCGCTTCTGCCATCGAGCTTCACCAGCCGGATGCAGACGATCGAGGGCTATCAGGGCGATCAATCCGCCGGCACCCGACTCGCCGTGTGGGGCTGGACGCTCGATTATGTGAAGGATCATCCCTTCGGCGGCGGCTTTGGCGCCTATCGCCAGAACCGGGTGCAGGTGAACCTCACCGATGCGCAGGCGAGCGGCGCGGTCGAGAGCATCGATTCGCGCACGGTCGAGGATGCGGGCCGGGCCTGGCACAGCTCCTATTTCGAGATGCTTGGCGAACAGGGCTGGCCGGGGCTCGCGATCTTCCTCGCCATCCACCTGATCGGTCTGGTGCGAATGGAGACCATCCGCCGTCGCTATCGCCGGCGGGACGACCTTCCCTGGGCCGCCCCGCTCGCCACCGCGCTCCAGCATTTCCATCTCATCTATCTGCTGGGCGGCGCCTTCGTGCAGACGGCGTTCCAGCCATTCGGATGGCTCGTGATCGGCGTTCAGATGGGCTTCGACAACTGGCTCGCGAAGCGGGAGAAAGCGGGACGCGCACGCCAGGGCTTCGCCCCTGCTCCGCCTCTGCCGGGTGCCTCCGCGGGCGCGGCCTAG
- a CDS encoding mechanosensitive ion channel family protein, with the protein MSQPTRNAIKLPGHLDQQAGNLLHDTLDWMVSNSINIAIAVAVAIGIAALLFALRTLGCRLIERSKGGDLSWRVTFARTLARTGTFFIVMASAELVAEHAATPPSLLSVIHVLFVIAFAMQAALWARELVLGYVEHRVGDRDEGSGLGSAIGIIRLLVSVALFAIAIVVILDNLGINVTGLIAGLGIGGIAIGLAAQGIFSDLFAALSILFDKPFRRGETITFGSTTGTVMAIGLKTTRIRSVGGEEVVMSNAKLLDQQIQNWAVMERRRVLMNFGVIYQTPPEMLARIGMELKEIIEAQPLATFDHCQPYQFAASSIDYELVFFIETPAGSDLVAVRAAVMLAMVRKFAELGIEFAYPAQTTFTAAPDGRLIMPYPAAGGPDANGG; encoded by the coding sequence ATGAGCCAGCCGACCCGCAATGCGATCAAGCTTCCCGGCCACCTTGACCAGCAGGCCGGCAACCTGCTGCACGACACGCTCGACTGGATGGTGAGCAACAGCATCAACATCGCGATCGCGGTGGCCGTCGCGATCGGCATCGCCGCGCTCCTGTTCGCGCTTCGCACGCTCGGCTGCCGGCTGATCGAGCGGAGCAAGGGCGGCGATCTTTCCTGGCGGGTCACGTTCGCCCGGACGCTGGCGCGCACCGGCACGTTCTTCATCGTCATGGCGTCGGCCGAGCTCGTGGCCGAACATGCCGCGACCCCGCCGTCCTTGCTGAGCGTCATCCACGTCCTGTTCGTGATCGCCTTTGCGATGCAGGCCGCATTGTGGGCGCGCGAGCTGGTTCTCGGCTATGTCGAACACCGCGTCGGCGACCGCGACGAGGGCAGCGGCCTCGGCTCCGCCATCGGCATCATCCGGCTGCTCGTGTCTGTCGCGCTGTTCGCGATCGCGATCGTGGTGATCCTCGACAATCTCGGCATCAATGTCACCGGCCTTATCGCGGGCCTCGGCATCGGCGGCATCGCCATCGGCCTCGCCGCGCAGGGCATCTTTTCCGATCTCTTCGCCGCGCTTTCGATCCTGTTCGACAAGCCGTTCCGGCGCGGCGAGACGATCACGTTCGGCAGCACCACCGGCACCGTCATGGCGATCGGCCTCAAGACGACGCGCATCCGTTCGGTCGGCGGCGAGGAAGTCGTGATGTCCAACGCCAAGCTGCTCGATCAGCAGATCCAGAACTGGGCGGTGATGGAGCGGCGGCGGGTGCTGATGAATTTCGGGGTCATCTACCAGACCCCGCCCGAAATGCTCGCCAGGATCGGGATGGAGCTGAAGGAGATTATCGAGGCGCAGCCATTGGCGACGTTCGATCACTGCCAGCCCTATCAGTTTGCGGCCTCGTCGATCGATTATGAGCTGGTCTTCTTTATCGAGACGCCGGCGGGGAGCGATCTCGTCGCCGTCCGGGCGGCGGTGATGCTGGCCATGGTGCGGAAATTCGCCGAGCTGGGGATCGAGTTCGCCTATCCGGCCCAGACGACCTTTACCGCCGCGCCGGACGGCCGGCTCATCATGCCCTATCCGGCCGCGGGCGGGCCCGACGCGAACGGCGGCTAG
- a CDS encoding DNA topoisomerase IB produces the protein MIRLSDDTKPGITRRRRGRYWQYFDAKGERIADRAEIDRLNAIGMPPGYRDCWFCPDPDGHIQAVGYDDKGRKQYRYHLGYRERRERRKYRRLADFGAALPKLRRKVAADLQGKTTDCATVVAAVVRLIDETCIRVGNEDYARANKSFGATTLRNRHATVAGATLHIRFPGKHGITHEIEVTDRRLARIAAKTRALPGQHLFEYLDEAGQPCPVRSDDVNSYIREATGGDFTAKDFRTWGASVTAFAALATTAKGIKGMVAPVAERLGNTPAIARKSYVHPALIEAAKAGEADALPPLPRATRYLSRAERGLIDFLNAAA, from the coding sequence ATGATCCGCCTCAGTGACGACACCAAGCCCGGCATCACCCGACGTCGGCGCGGGCGCTATTGGCAATATTTCGACGCGAAGGGGGAGCGGATCGCCGACCGGGCGGAGATCGATCGGCTGAACGCCATCGGCATGCCGCCCGGCTATCGCGATTGCTGGTTCTGCCCGGATCCCGACGGGCATATCCAGGCGGTCGGCTATGACGACAAGGGCCGAAAGCAATATCGCTACCATCTCGGCTACCGGGAGCGGCGCGAGCGCAGGAAGTATCGACGGCTCGCCGATTTCGGCGCGGCCTTGCCGAAGCTGCGCCGCAAGGTCGCCGCCGATCTTCAGGGCAAGACGACCGATTGCGCGACCGTCGTGGCGGCCGTCGTCCGGCTGATCGACGAAACCTGCATTCGCGTGGGCAACGAGGATTATGCGCGCGCCAACAAGAGCTTCGGCGCGACGACCCTGCGCAACCGCCACGCCACCGTCGCCGGCGCGACGCTGCATATCCGCTTTCCCGGCAAGCACGGGATCACGCATGAGATCGAGGTCACCGATCGCCGGCTGGCCAGGATCGCGGCGAAGACCCGCGCCCTGCCGGGCCAGCATCTGTTCGAGTATCTTGACGAGGCAGGCCAGCCCTGTCCGGTGCGATCCGATGATGTGAATTCCTATATCCGCGAGGCGACGGGCGGCGATTTCACCGCCAAGGATTTCCGCACATGGGGCGCGAGCGTGACCGCCTTCGCCGCGCTCGCGACGACCGCGAAGGGGATCAAGGGAATGGTCGCGCCGGTCGCCGAACGGCTCGGCAACACCCCGGCGATCGCGCGCAAATCCTATGTTCACCCGGCCCTGATCGAGGCGGCGAAGGCGGGCGAGGCGGATGCGCTTCCCCCGCTGCCGCGCGCGACCCGCTACCTGAGCCGGGCCGAGCGCGGTCTCATCGATTTTCTGAACGCCGCCGCCTGA